The following are encoded in a window of Bradyrhizobium sp. WBOS07 genomic DNA:
- a CDS encoding response regulator: MTVSLAATLARPPARPADDAPHLLLVDDDRRIRDLLSRFLAGEGYRVTTAASAGDARSKLLGLHFDLLILDVMMPGETGFDLARFIRTSSSVPIVMLTARHEAEARIEGLQIGADDYVAKPFEPRELALRINNILKRAAPPPQATTIEKIAFGPYIYHLERGELRQGEEVIHLTDREREMLRILSETPGETVPRSALTGNGSVNERAVDVQINRLRRKIETDPANPLFLQAVRGIGYRLVASP, encoded by the coding sequence GTGACCGTGTCGCTCGCTGCCACTCTCGCCCGCCCGCCGGCGCGCCCTGCCGACGACGCGCCGCATCTGCTGCTGGTCGACGACGACCGCCGCATCCGCGATCTGCTCTCGCGCTTCCTTGCCGGCGAAGGCTACCGCGTCACCACCGCCGCGAGCGCCGGCGATGCACGATCGAAATTGCTGGGTCTGCATTTCGACCTCTTGATCCTCGACGTGATGATGCCCGGCGAGACCGGCTTCGACCTCGCCCGCTTCATCCGCACCTCCTCCTCGGTGCCGATCGTGATGCTTACGGCGCGGCACGAGGCGGAGGCCCGCATCGAGGGCTTGCAGATCGGCGCCGACGACTACGTGGCAAAACCGTTCGAGCCGCGCGAGCTGGCGCTGCGCATCAACAACATCCTCAAGCGCGCCGCTCCGCCGCCGCAGGCCACGACGATCGAGAAGATCGCCTTCGGTCCGTACATCTACCACCTCGAGCGCGGCGAGCTGCGCCAGGGCGAGGAGGTCATTCACCTCACCGACCGCGAGCGCGAGATGCTGCGAATTCTCTCGGAGACGCCGGGCGAGACCGTGCCGCGCAGCGCGCTGACCGGCAATGGCAGCGTCAACGAGCGCGCCGTCGACGTGCAGATCAACCGCCTCCGGCGCAAGATCGAGACCGACCCCGCCAATCCGCTGTTCCTCCAGGCGGTGCGCGGCATCGGCTACCGGCTGGTGGCCTCGCCATAA
- a CDS encoding MarR family winged helix-turn-helix transcriptional regulator, translating into MPDINFASPAEDAAEPRPAAGDGGNLRWDIIELLFFAYRDFVGDPDQELEAFGFGRAHHRVMHFVYRYPGLKVADLLDVLRITKQSLGRVLKQLLDEGYIVQKTGDNDRRQRLLYATPKGEALVQKLAGLQTTRITKALAEIGPQDAETVKRFLRAMIDRDDPDKVLETIFASVNQTTKE; encoded by the coding sequence ATGCCTGACATAAATTTCGCGAGTCCCGCTGAAGACGCCGCCGAGCCCCGGCCGGCGGCAGGCGATGGAGGCAATTTGCGCTGGGATATCATCGAGCTGCTGTTCTTCGCCTATCGCGATTTCGTCGGCGATCCCGACCAGGAGCTGGAGGCTTTCGGCTTCGGCCGGGCTCATCACCGGGTCATGCACTTCGTCTACCGTTATCCCGGCCTCAAAGTCGCCGACCTGCTCGACGTCCTGCGCATCACCAAGCAATCGCTCGGCCGCGTGCTCAAGCAGCTCCTGGACGAGGGCTACATCGTGCAGAAGACCGGTGACAACGACCGCCGCCAGCGCCTGCTCTATGCGACGCCGAAAGGCGAGGCGCTGGTGCAGAAGCTCGCCGGACTGCAGACCACGCGCATCACCAAGGCGCTCGCCGAGATCGGTCCGCAGGACGCCGAGACGGTCAAGCGCTTCCTGCGCGCGATGATCGATCGTGACGATCCGGACAAGGTGCTCGAGACCATCTTCGCTTCCGTCAATCAAACCACCAAGGAGTGA
- a CDS encoding branched-chain amino acid aminotransferase, whose amino-acid sequence MSMTFDIQPATHPTPEKDRVAKLVDPGFGRVFTDHMAIVRYNQLKGGWYEAKIEARANFQLDPAGAVLHYAQEIFEGLKAYKRDDGGVNLFRPDANARRFRDSADRMAMAQLPEDVFIEAVEQVVRIDRAWMPGGEGSLYLRPFMIASETFLGVKPSSEYIFSVIASPVGSYFKGGPAPVSIWVSENYTRAAVGGTGAVKCGGNYAASLRAQAEAMQHGCDQVVFLDAIERRYVEELGGMNVFFVFDDGSLSTPPLGTILPGITRDSIITLARDAGKTVREEPYSLDQWRKDAASGRLKEAFACGTAAVISPIGKVRSVSGDFEISGGAAGPVAMGLRKQLVDIQYGRTNDPHNWIRKVF is encoded by the coding sequence ATGAGCATGACATTCGACATCCAGCCCGCAACCCATCCGACGCCCGAGAAGGACCGCGTGGCCAAGCTGGTCGACCCCGGCTTCGGGCGGGTCTTCACCGATCACATGGCGATCGTCCGCTACAACCAGCTCAAGGGCGGCTGGTACGAGGCGAAGATCGAAGCGCGCGCCAACTTCCAGCTCGATCCGGCCGGCGCCGTCCTGCACTACGCCCAGGAGATCTTCGAAGGCCTGAAGGCTTACAAGCGCGACGATGGCGGCGTGAACCTGTTCCGGCCCGATGCCAATGCGCGCCGCTTCAGGGATTCCGCCGACCGCATGGCGATGGCGCAGCTGCCCGAGGACGTCTTCATCGAGGCGGTCGAGCAGGTCGTGCGCATCGACCGCGCCTGGATGCCGGGCGGCGAGGGCAGTCTCTATCTGCGCCCCTTCATGATCGCGAGCGAGACCTTCCTCGGCGTCAAGCCGTCGTCCGAATACATCTTCTCGGTCATCGCCTCGCCGGTCGGCTCCTATTTCAAGGGCGGCCCTGCGCCGGTCTCGATCTGGGTGTCGGAAAACTACACGCGCGCCGCGGTCGGCGGCACCGGCGCGGTCAAATGCGGCGGCAATTACGCCGCCAGCCTGCGCGCACAGGCGGAGGCGATGCAGCACGGCTGCGACCAGGTCGTCTTTCTCGATGCGATCGAGCGTCGCTACGTCGAGGAGCTCGGCGGCATGAACGTGTTCTTCGTGTTCGACGACGGCTCGCTCTCGACGCCGCCGCTCGGCACCATCCTGCCCGGCATCACCCGCGATTCCATCATCACGCTCGCCCGCGATGCCGGCAAGACCGTGCGCGAGGAGCCGTATTCGCTCGACCAGTGGCGCAAGGATGCCGCCAGCGGCAGGCTGAAGGAAGCCTTTGCCTGCGGCACCGCCGCCGTGATCTCGCCGATCGGCAAGGTGCGTTCGGTCAGCGGCGATTTCGAGATATCGGGCGGCGCCGCCGGCCCCGTCGCCATGGGCCTGCGCAAGCAGCTCGTCGACATCCAGTACGGCCGCACCAACGATCCGCACAACTGGATCCGCAAGGTGTTTTGA
- a CDS encoding YegJ family protein encodes MAARLSQPVKWVVLAAITGISVFGILTIGPTHEVVAQDRSPIVDVRTGDPEMNAAMARARGTLPAFWASYEAQKPSETGHALKVRFATRKGGEHIWIGEVKKQPGGTFTGLFANQPRDLPGKHAGDKVSFTEADISDWMFMRNGKIVGGETIKPTLKSLPKADADALRARMEQP; translated from the coding sequence ATGGCAGCAAGGCTCTCCCAACCCGTGAAATGGGTCGTTCTCGCCGCAATCACCGGCATCTCGGTGTTCGGCATCCTGACGATCGGCCCGACGCACGAGGTCGTCGCGCAAGACCGCTCGCCGATCGTCGACGTGCGCACCGGCGATCCCGAGATGAATGCGGCGATGGCGCGGGCCCGCGGCACGCTGCCGGCCTTCTGGGCCTCCTATGAGGCGCAGAAGCCGTCCGAAACCGGGCACGCCCTGAAGGTGCGTTTTGCGACCCGCAAGGGTGGCGAGCACATCTGGATCGGCGAGGTGAAGAAGCAGCCCGGCGGGACCTTTACCGGCCTGTTTGCCAACCAACCCCGCGATCTGCCGGGCAAGCACGCCGGCGACAAGGTTTCGTTCACCGAGGCCGACATCTCGGACTGGATGTTCATGCGCAACGGCAAGATCGTCGGTGGCGAAACCATCAAGCCGACGCTGAAATCGCTGCCGAAGGCGGACGCCGATGCGCTGCGGGCGCGGATGGAGCAGCCGTAG
- the hisS gene encoding histidine--tRNA ligase has product MAEKPKKPQKLKARLPRGLEDRDPSAIRATREMVEKIRAVYELYGFEPVETPAMEYTDALGKFLPDLDRPNEGVFSFQDDDEQWISLRYDLTAPLARYVGERYGTDALVLPYRSYRVGYVFRNEKPGPGRFRQFMQFDADTVGSATPAADAEICMMAADTMEALGIARGQYVVKVNNRKVLDGVLEAIGLAGEENAARRLTVLRAIDKLDKFPADEVRKLLGPGRWDGGEEGKGDFTKGANLSEAEADVVLAITKPREDWKEAVAAAEAYLAKSPVGQAGVSELEEIAKLVTASGYGADRIKIDPSVVRGLEYYTGPVYEVELLLETKDEKGRPVRFGSVGGGGRYDGLVSRFRGEPVPATGFSIGVSRLQAALMLLGKLDTKPDFGPVVVTVFDRDRVADYQKMVASLRNAGIRAELYLGNPKNMGNQLKYADRRNSPCVIIQGSDEKARGELQIKDLIEGAKAAAAIASNQEWRESRPAQFSCSEADLVAKVREVLARHDVKWG; this is encoded by the coding sequence ATGGCCGAGAAACCCAAAAAACCCCAGAAACTGAAGGCGCGTCTGCCGCGCGGGCTCGAGGATCGCGATCCCTCAGCGATCCGGGCGACGCGCGAGATGGTCGAGAAGATCCGTGCCGTCTACGAGCTCTACGGCTTCGAGCCGGTGGAGACGCCGGCGATGGAATATACCGACGCGCTCGGCAAGTTCCTGCCCGACCTGGACCGCCCGAACGAGGGCGTGTTCTCGTTCCAGGACGACGACGAGCAGTGGATCAGCTTGCGCTACGATTTGACCGCGCCGCTGGCGCGCTATGTCGGCGAGCGCTACGGCACCGACGCGCTGGTCCTGCCCTATCGCAGCTACCGCGTCGGCTACGTCTTCCGCAACGAAAAGCCGGGCCCCGGCCGCTTCCGTCAGTTCATGCAGTTCGACGCCGACACGGTGGGTTCGGCGACTCCGGCGGCGGACGCCGAGATCTGCATGATGGCGGCGGACACGATGGAGGCGCTCGGCATCGCGCGCGGCCAGTATGTCGTGAAGGTGAACAACCGAAAAGTGCTCGATGGCGTGCTGGAAGCCATTGGGCTCGCGGGTGAGGAGAACGCGGCGCGCCGGCTGACGGTGTTGCGCGCGATCGACAAGCTCGACAAGTTTCCCGCCGACGAGGTGCGCAAGCTGCTCGGTCCCGGACGCTGGGACGGCGGCGAAGAAGGCAAGGGCGACTTCACCAAGGGCGCCAATCTGAGCGAAGCCGAAGCCGACGTCGTTCTCGCCATCACCAAGCCGCGCGAGGATTGGAAAGAGGCCGTTGCCGCTGCGGAAGCCTACCTCGCCAAGAGCCCGGTCGGTCAGGCCGGCGTGAGCGAGCTGGAAGAGATTGCCAAGCTGGTCACTGCGTCGGGTTACGGTGCAGACCGCATCAAGATCGATCCCTCCGTCGTGCGCGGTCTCGAATATTACACCGGCCCCGTCTACGAGGTCGAACTGCTGCTCGAGACCAAGGACGAGAAGGGTCGCCCGGTGCGCTTCGGCTCGGTCGGCGGCGGCGGACGCTATGACGGCCTCGTCTCGCGCTTTCGCGGCGAGCCGGTGCCGGCGACCGGTTTTTCGATCGGCGTGTCGCGCCTGCAGGCCGCGCTGATGCTGCTCGGCAAGCTCGACACCAAGCCGGACTTCGGTCCCGTCGTGGTCACCGTGTTCGACCGCGACCGCGTCGCCGACTATCAGAAGATGGTGGCGTCGTTGCGCAATGCCGGCATCCGGGCCGAGCTGTATCTCGGCAACCCCAAGAACATGGGCAACCAGCTCAAATATGCCGATCGCCGCAACTCGCCCTGCGTCATCATCCAGGGCTCCGACGAGAAGGCGCGCGGCGAGCTGCAGATCAAGGACCTGATCGAAGGCGCCAAGGCGGCCGCCGCGATCGCCTCCAACCAGGAATGGCGCGAGAGCCGCCCGGCGCAGTTCTCGTGCAGCGAAGCCGATCTCGTCGCGAAAGTGCGCGAGGTCCTGGCCCGCCATGACGTAAAGTGGGGATAG
- a CDS encoding 4-oxalocrotonate tautomerase family protein, with amino-acid sequence MATVNGRRPAARERTMPEITISMAEGRTDEQKAGMMRDITQALVKNLGVDADAVVIQINEAPLRHKMKGGKTFVERAAAAKK; translated from the coding sequence ATGGCGACCGTCAATGGCCGGCGTCCGGCCGCAAGGGAGAGAACAATGCCTGAGATCACCATCAGCATGGCCGAAGGCCGCACCGACGAGCAGAAGGCCGGCATGATGCGCGACATCACGCAGGCGCTGGTGAAGAATCTCGGCGTCGATGCCGATGCCGTCGTCATCCAGATCAACGAAGCCCCGCTCCGCCACAAGATGAAGGGCGGCAAGACCTTCGTGGAACGCGCGGCGGCCGCGAAGAAGTAG
- a CDS encoding thioesterase family protein, with translation MDARDYITIGMSAERTLVVPAERTVGHFVPGMPFVYATPMMILEMEMTSGDAIRSALQPGWVTVGTEVDIRHLAAALVGATVRTTAKVVAVERRVIRFEVEAYEGTRKLGEGRHARGLVNVETFNKRLGAGTAP, from the coding sequence ATGGACGCACGGGATTACATCACGATCGGCATGAGTGCCGAGCGCACGCTGGTGGTGCCGGCCGAGCGCACGGTCGGGCATTTCGTGCCCGGCATGCCCTTTGTTTATGCCACGCCGATGATGATCCTGGAGATGGAGATGACCTCGGGCGATGCGATCCGCTCAGCGCTGCAGCCGGGCTGGGTCACTGTCGGCACCGAGGTCGACATCCGCCATCTCGCGGCCGCCCTCGTCGGCGCGACGGTGCGGACCACCGCGAAGGTGGTCGCGGTCGAGCGCCGCGTCATCCGCTTCGAGGTCGAAGCCTACGAGGGCACGCGCAAGCTCGGCGAAGGTCGCCACGCGCGCGGGCTCGTCAATGTCGAGACGTTCAACAAGCGGCTGGGAGCCGGCACGGCGCCGTAG
- the proC gene encoding pyrroline-5-carboxylate reductase, protein MANNPLQNITGTILLAGAGKMGGAMLTGWLAGGLDPRRVAVIDPHLSPEITALAARGVALNPDATTAGPVETLVVAVKPQMFREAGTRLKAFVSDKTSVVSIMAGTTIASLQEVCGGAVVRAMPNTPAAIGRGITVAVAANDVSTAQRALADALLRATGAVEWVEDEGLMDAVTAVSGSGPAYVFLLAEELARAGVEAGLPEALAMRLARQTVSGSGELLHQSELPAGTLRQNVTSPGGTTAAALGVLMGEPGLRDLMIRAIAAATKRSKELAK, encoded by the coding sequence ATGGCAAACAACCCCCTTCAAAACATCACCGGCACCATCCTGCTCGCCGGCGCCGGCAAGATGGGCGGCGCGATGCTGACCGGATGGCTGGCGGGCGGGCTCGACCCGCGCCGTGTCGCCGTGATCGATCCGCATCTGTCGCCCGAGATCACCGCGCTCGCCGCCAGGGGCGTCGCGCTCAATCCCGATGCGACGACGGCAGGCCCCGTCGAGACGCTGGTCGTCGCGGTGAAACCGCAGATGTTCCGCGAGGCCGGCACCAGGTTGAAAGCGTTCGTCTCGGACAAGACCTCGGTGGTCTCGATCATGGCGGGAACCACGATCGCCTCACTCCAGGAGGTCTGCGGCGGCGCCGTGGTGCGCGCGATGCCGAACACGCCGGCCGCGATCGGCCGCGGCATCACCGTCGCCGTCGCGGCCAACGACGTCAGCACCGCGCAGCGCGCACTGGCCGACGCGCTGCTACGCGCCACCGGCGCGGTCGAATGGGTCGAGGACGAAGGCCTGATGGACGCGGTGACCGCCGTCTCCGGCTCCGGGCCGGCCTATGTGTTCCTGCTCGCCGAGGAGCTGGCACGCGCCGGCGTCGAAGCGGGTCTGCCCGAGGCGCTGGCAATGAGGCTCGCACGCCAAACCGTCTCCGGCTCCGGCGAGTTGCTGCACCAGTCCGAGCTGCCCGCCGGCACACTGCGCCAGAACGTCACCTCGCCCGGCGGCACCACCGCCGCAGCGCTCGGCGTGCTGATGGGAGAGCCGGGCCTGCGCGATCTCATGATCCGCGCGATCGCCGCCGCGACGAAGCGATCGAAAGAATTGGCGAAGTAA
- a CDS encoding YbjN domain-containing protein: MSLLEGTIDSRSHPLAVVEDIAASNNWPFERSGEDELTIVSKGQWTDYQLSFTWMGEIEALHLACAFDMKIPHARRGEVQRLVAAVNEQLWVGHFDLWTNTGMVMHRQALVLPGGLTASTAQCEAMLAGAIHACERYFPAFQFVVWAGKTTTEAMDAAMFDTVGEA, from the coding sequence ATGTCCCTGCTCGAAGGCACTATCGATTCCAGAAGCCATCCGCTCGCGGTGGTCGAGGATATCGCTGCCAGCAACAACTGGCCGTTCGAACGCTCCGGCGAAGACGAACTCACGATTGTCTCGAAGGGACAATGGACCGACTACCAGCTCTCCTTCACCTGGATGGGCGAGATCGAGGCGCTGCATCTGGCCTGCGCCTTCGACATGAAGATTCCGCACGCGCGCCGCGGCGAGGTGCAGCGGCTCGTCGCCGCCGTCAACGAGCAGCTGTGGGTCGGTCATTTCGATCTGTGGACCAACACCGGCATGGTGATGCACCGCCAGGCCCTGGTGCTGCCGGGCGGCCTCACCGCCTCGACCGCGCAATGCGAGGCCATGCTTGCCGGCGCCATCCATGCCTGCGAGCGCTATTTCCCGGCGTTCCAGTTCGTGGTATGGGCGGGCAAGACCACCACCGAGGCCATGGACGCCGCGATGTTCGACACGGTCGGAGAGGCGTAG
- a CDS encoding 6,7-dimethyl-8-ribityllumazine synthase, with the protein MNQMLQDPQVQNSDVQPPPVPQGPATGHPRFAKPQRVAFVQACWHRDVVEEARIAFLKEAEARHLTHVDVFEVPGSFEIPLHAQVLAKTRRYTAIVAAGLVVDGGIYRHEFVADTVIKALMDVQLRTEVPVFSAVLTPQQFHETEVHYDFFRKHFAIKGVEVAAACAETLLGLERLRGQVAAGIVG; encoded by the coding sequence ATGAATCAGATGTTGCAAGACCCCCAAGTCCAAAACTCAGACGTCCAACCGCCGCCGGTTCCGCAAGGACCCGCGACCGGGCATCCGCGCTTTGCCAAGCCGCAGCGGGTGGCCTTCGTACAGGCCTGCTGGCATCGCGACGTGGTCGAGGAGGCCCGCATCGCCTTCCTGAAGGAGGCGGAGGCAAGGCACCTCACCCATGTCGACGTGTTCGAGGTGCCGGGCTCGTTCGAGATCCCGCTGCACGCGCAGGTCCTCGCCAAGACGCGTCGCTACACCGCGATCGTTGCGGCCGGCCTCGTCGTCGACGGCGGCATCTATCGCCACGAATTCGTCGCCGACACCGTGATCAAGGCCTTGATGGACGTGCAGCTGCGCACCGAGGTGCCGGTGTTCTCGGCGGTGCTGACGCCGCAGCAATTCCACGAGACCGAGGTGCACTACGACTTCTTCCGCAAGCACTTTGCCATCAAGGGCGTGGAAGTCGCGGCAGCCTGTGCCGAGACCTTGCTCGGCCTGGAGCGCCTGCGCGGTCAGGTCGCCGCGGGGATCGTGGGGTAG
- a CDS encoding ribose-phosphate pyrophosphokinase, which produces MSAKNGSIKLVAGNSNPALAQAIAQGLDLPLTKAVVRRFADMEIFVEIQENVRGSDAFVIQSTSFPANDHLMELLIITDALRRSSARRITAVLPYFGYARQDRKSGSRTPISAKLVANLITQAGVDRVMTLDLHAGQIQGFFDIPTDNLYAAPLMVRDIKDKFDLSKVMVISPDVGGVARARGLAKRINTPLAIVDKRRERPGESEVMNVIGDVAGYTCILVDDIVDSGGTLVNAADALLAKGAKDVYAYITHGVLSGGAAARISGSKLKELVITDSILPTEAVTKAPNIRTLPIGSLISDAIARTAAEESVSSLFD; this is translated from the coding sequence ATGTCGGCCAAAAACGGCTCCATCAAGCTCGTCGCCGGCAACTCCAATCCGGCCCTCGCGCAGGCGATCGCGCAAGGCCTCGACCTGCCGCTGACCAAGGCGGTGGTCCGGCGCTTCGCCGACATGGAAATCTTCGTCGAGATCCAGGAGAACGTCCGCGGCTCGGATGCCTTCGTCATCCAGTCGACCTCGTTTCCCGCGAACGACCATCTGATGGAGCTCCTGATCATCACCGACGCGCTGCGCCGCTCCTCGGCGCGCCGCATCACCGCGGTGCTGCCCTATTTCGGCTACGCCCGGCAGGACCGCAAATCGGGCTCGCGCACGCCGATCTCGGCCAAGCTCGTCGCCAATCTGATCACGCAGGCCGGTGTCGACCGCGTCATGACGCTCGACCTGCATGCCGGCCAGATCCAGGGCTTCTTCGACATCCCGACCGACAATCTCTATGCGGCGCCGCTGATGGTGCGCGACATCAAGGACAAGTTCGACCTCTCCAAGGTGATGGTGATCTCGCCCGACGTCGGCGGCGTGGCCCGCGCGCGCGGCCTCGCCAAGCGCATCAACACCCCGCTCGCGATCGTCGACAAGCGCCGTGAGCGCCCGGGCGAATCCGAGGTCATGAACGTGATCGGCGATGTCGCCGGCTACACCTGTATCCTCGTCGACGACATCGTCGATTCCGGCGGCACGCTGGTGAATGCGGCCGACGCACTGCTCGCCAAGGGCGCCAAGGACGTCTACGCCTACATCACGCACGGCGTGCTCTCCGGCGGCGCGGCCGCCCGCATCTCCGGCTCCAAGCTGAAGGAGCTGGTGATCACCGACTCGATCCTGCCGACGGAGGCGGTGACCAAGGCGCCGAACATCCGCACGCTGCCGATCGGCAGCCTGATCTCGGATGCGATCGCGCGCACGGCCGCAGAAGAATCGGTGTCGAGCCTGTTCGACTGA
- the pgeF gene encoding peptidoglycan editing factor PgeF produces MTLTSSLLAAVPGLRHAFFTREGGVSGGIYAALNGGLGSNDDQGLVAENRRRMAEHVGVGADRFLSLHQIHSPDVLVAETPWPSGPRPKGDALVTKTPGIALGVSTADCGPVLFVDPHARVIGGAHAGWKGALTGVLEATISAMEDLGATRGGIIAAIGPLIRQDSYEVGNEFVARFIEADADNAMFFIPSVREGHAMFDLAGFIRQRLEAAGILMIDDLGLDTYADERFFSYRRSVHRKEPDYGRHVHAIALEA; encoded by the coding sequence ATGACGCTCACCTCCTCGCTGCTGGCAGCTGTGCCCGGCCTGCGCCATGCCTTCTTCACGCGCGAAGGCGGCGTCTCCGGCGGCATCTATGCCGCGCTGAACGGCGGGCTCGGCTCCAACGACGATCAGGGCCTCGTCGCGGAGAACCGCCGCCGCATGGCCGAGCATGTCGGTGTCGGCGCGGACCGCTTCCTCAGCCTGCACCAGATCCACTCGCCCGACGTGCTGGTTGCCGAGACACCATGGCCGAGCGGGCCGCGGCCGAAGGGCGATGCGCTGGTGACGAAAACGCCCGGCATCGCGCTCGGCGTCTCCACCGCCGATTGCGGACCGGTGCTGTTCGTCGATCCCCATGCACGCGTGATCGGCGGTGCACATGCCGGCTGGAAAGGCGCGCTCACCGGCGTGCTGGAGGCGACGATTTCGGCGATGGAGGATCTCGGCGCCACGCGCGGCGGCATCATCGCGGCGATCGGGCCGCTGATCCGCCAGGACAGCTACGAGGTCGGCAACGAGTTCGTGGCGCGCTTCATCGAGGCGGATGCGGACAACGCCATGTTCTTCATCCCGTCGGTGCGCGAGGGACACGCGATGTTCGATCTCGCCGGCTTCATCCGCCAGCGGCTCGAGGCCGCCGGCATCCTGATGATCGACGATCTCGGCCTCGACACCTATGCCGACGAGCGCTTCTTCAGCTATCGCCGCTCGGTGCATCGCAAGGAGCCGGATTACGGCCGCCACGTGCATGCGATCGCGCTCGAAGCGTGA